Within the Campylobacter sp. MIT 99-7217 genome, the region AAGGTTTTTCCACTACCCGTAACGCCTAGCAAGGTTTGGTATTTGTTGCCCTTTTTAATGCTTTTTACTATGCCCTCAATCGCCTGAGCTTGGTCAGGACTTGGTTTAAACTCGCTGGTTAAATCAAACATATCTTTGCCTTAAAAAACAAAAATTTTACAAAAAATTACTTAAAATATTCAAAATTTTAAGCTTTTTTGCTACAATTATGAAAAAATTTTTAAAGGCAAAAAGCAATGTATGATGACAAGATTATCAATACTTTAACCGATAAGGTCAATGAACTTTTAGAAAGATATAATGAACTTTTAGAAACAAATGAAAATTTGAGAAATGAACTTGTCAGTGCAAAGGCACAAAATGAAGCCAAAACGAATGAAATTTTACGCCTTGAAGAAGAGCTTAAAAGTAAAAATATCGCTAGTGAGGATATTATGAAAAAAATAGAGGCTACACTTGGCAAATGAAAAACAAGTTGTTATCAATGTAAATGCAAAAGATTTTATAGTTAGATGTAGCGAGGAATTTGCAGAAGTTTTAGAAGATGATATTGCTTTGATTTCTGGTGGAACAAAAAAAATAGAACTCAAGTCCTTGATTAAGGCTTTTGTTGAAAAGAGCCATAGAAACTATCTTTTAGAAAAAGAAATAAATAAACTTGTTAGAACCCTAAATAAAGAATTACCCTAATAAGCCATGAAAAAAGCATTTTCCATGCTAGAACTTGTTTTTGTTTTTATCATACTTGGCGTTTTGGCTTCTATAGCCTTTTCGTATTTTCATTTTACACAAAGTAATGCAAAACTGATAAAGCTTAAAAGCGATGTTGAGCTTATCAAAAGTGCCTTAGCCTACGCTCAAAATGATTTTTATCTTAAAAATATCAATGCAAATGTCAATGTCTTAGATGAAGCAAAGATTGATTTAGAAAATGAAAAATTATTTTTTTGTTCAAATGCTCAAATTCAAAACTGCAAAACTACGCAGTGTTGCAATGCTTCTTTGCTTGCAAGTCCCATTTTTTCAAGTAAAAAAGCATGGATAAAAACCTCAAACTATGGATATCGTTTTTATCTTAGTGCTAAAAATTTCATTGACTTTGTGTATAAGCCAAGTGATATGAGTTTTGAATGCTTAAATTCAGCACTTTGCAAAGAACTTCTATGAATTACTACGAACTTGCCCTTCAAGGCTATCATCTTCAAAACCTTGTCTATGAAAGCGAGCTTGAACTTGAGGAATTAAGCGAGGTTTTAGTTGATTTAGCAAATAAAAAAAATATTCCAGCCATAGTTCTTAAAAAATGCCAAAAGCCTAAATTTAACACCAAAGTCATACTTGAAAGCACAGACAAAAGCCTAAGCAAAGAGCAGTTTGAGCTAGCTTCTTTCATTAGTTATTATTATACTTGCAGTTTGGGTTTTGTGCTGGGTTTTTTTGAAACAAGCAAAAAATATGAATGCAAAAAAATCACAAAGCTTAACAAACCCACTCTTAGCAAAGATCAAGAAAAAGCTCTTGAGTTTATCAAAACACAGCAAAGT harbors:
- a CDS encoding type II secretion system protein, with product MLELVFVFIILGVLASIAFSYFHFTQSNAKLIKLKSDVELIKSALAYAQNDFYLKNINANVNVLDEAKIDLENEKLFFCSNAQIQNCKTTQCCNASLLASPIFSSKKAWIKTSNYGYRFYLSAKNFIDFVYKPSDMSFECLNSALCKELL